Below is a genomic region from Telmatobacter sp. DSM 110680.
AGTACTTCAGCCGGCGGCGATTTCTGCGCAATGCTCTTGCCGGCACCGCCGCTGCGGGTGCTGCTATCACAGGAGCAGATCGCGTGGCGGATATCATCGCTCCGCGCACCAGCGCCTGGGCCGACGCCACCAAGTTGCAAACAGTGAAGAGCCCTCTCACCACAACCGGGGAACAGCTGACCTCATTGCAGGATGTGACCCACTACAACAACTTTTACGAGTTCGGCGTGCAGAAGAATGAACCGGCTGAAAATGCAGGCGCCCTGCCCACCCGCCCATGGGTCGTAAAAGTGGATGGCAAGGTGAAACAGCCGAAGACTTTTGACATCGACGCGCTGTTGAAATTGCGTCCGCTGGAAGACCGCATCTATCGGCATCGCTGCGTCGAGGCGTGGAGCATGGTGATTCCATGGATAGGCTATTCGCTCTCTGAGTTAATCAAGGAATGCGATCCGCTGCCAAGCGCCAAGTACGTTCAATTCCTCTCTTACTACAACACCAAGGTAGAGAAGTGGGCGAATGAGGCATCGTTCTACTCGGCTTACTCAGAAGGCCTGAGAATGGACGAAGCCATGAACCCGCTCACGCTGCTCACCTTCGGACTTTATGGCGAGGTTCTTCCCAATCAAAACGGCGCGCCTATCCGCGTCGTGCTTCCGTGGAAATACGGATTTAAGTCTGCGAAGTCGATAGTGGCCATTCGCTTCCTCGACAAGGAGCCGCCTACTACCTGGAGTCAGATGGGGCCGAGTGAATACGGCTTCTATTCCAATGTGAATCCCAATGTCGATCATCCGCGTTGGAGCCAAAAAACGGAACGCCGCATCGGCCTGCCGTTCTATCAGCAGCGCCGCACAACGCTGATGTTCAACGGTTATGGCGAACAGGTTGCCTCGATGTATAACGGGATGGACCTAAAAAAATACTTCTAGCTGAGCTGGCGACATCGGTGTTCGATCAAAGTTAGCTTGTCAAATCGCCACCCCGTCAGTTCGCCGAGCAATTCCAAATCCACTCACTGGCGTAAACCGCCGTTGGACACGCATGAACCGCAAGACACTCATCACGCTCAAGACCCTCACGTGGATAGCGTGCCTCTCGCCGTTCCTGCTGCTCGCATATCAAGGCATCACCAACACACTCGGCCCTGATCCCATATCGAAGATCACGCTGACCACCGGCTACAACACCCTGTTGTTGCTGATTCTGTCGTTAGCGATAACTCCGCTGCGCCTGCTCTCGCCGCGGTTTTCGTGGCTGATCAAATTCCGCCGGCTCCTGGGGCTCTTTGCGTTTTTCTACGCATCACTGCACCTTGCCACCTACATTGCGCTCTACACGAATTTCGATCTGAATGTTATCAAGACCGACATAACCAAGCGCCGCTTCATCATCATCGGCGTCATTGCCTATACCCTCCTTGTTCCGCTTGCGGCTACGTCAACAACCTGGGCCATTCGCAAGCTAGGCGGCAAGCAATGGAACCGCCTGCACAAGCTGGTGTACGTCGCGGCGATCTGCGGAATCATTCACTACTGGTGGCAGGTAAAACCCGGCGTCAAGAGCCCGATGAATCTCACGATAACGCTGTTTATCCTGTTAGCCGCTCGGCCTGTGCTGGCATTTCTGCAGAAGCGCAGAGCGCGGCGCGCTGTGACTGCGTGAGTCGGTTCGGGAGCTATTGAATTTCCAGTTGTACCGCTTCAGGCAGCGCTTCGAAGTCCAGCATGGTCTGCGCCACCGGACTCCAGTTTTTGCGATGCATGGGAGTGGGTCCCAGACGATCCAGTGCGGCCCTGTGCTCCCGCGAGCAGTAGCCTTTATGTCGCGCCAGTCCGTAACCGGGATAAACGGCATCCAACTCAACAAGCAGGCGGTCGCGAAAGACCTTGGCGAGCACGCTTGCCGCAGCGATGGAGTAGCTGATCGCATCGCCGTGAATCACGGATTCCTGCGGACAGGGCCAGTCGATCGTGTCGCATCCATCAATCATCAGATAGTCGGGCTGGATCGCAAGTTGATTTACCGCTGTACGCATTGCCAGCAGGGAAGCCTTGCGGATGTTGATGCGGTCGATCGTCTCCACGTCAATCGCTGCGATTGCAAATGCCAAGGCTTTGGCGCGGATCACCACGTCAAGTTCGTTACGCTTGTTCTCACATAGCTGTTTGGAATCATTAAGCCCCGTGAGCCGGCAACCTAGCGGCAGAATGACTGCGGCAGCAACCACCGGACCGAACATTGGCCCGCGTCCCACCTCGTCGCATCCCGCAATCTGTTGAAAGCCGCATTTCGCCGCAGCCCTCTCCAGCCTCCAACCGCATGCCGCCATGCCCTCAGTATATGAATGATTTCTACTTGTCGCTCTGTGAACTCCTGCGGAAAACCGGTTCGGTATTCGAGAGGTTAATCGGTCACGAGCGCTGAGAGCGCATCCAACAAACACAGGAGGGCATAATGACCGAAAAGCTAAAGCCCACGCACACGCAGCCCGGCGGATTTGAAGAAAAGAAACCTCCGGCAGACGATGGCGTAGTGAACGATTCATTTGGCACGATCGATATCGCTGACTCGACCGGACTGGACGAAAACAAAGAGACGGGTGACGCCAAGCGCCTGAACAAAGACACTAAAGAAGACTGAGCGAGGGGTTTTAGATACCTGACCGTCAGTCGATCATCATTTGCATATAAACAAGAACCCCAGCCAAAGCTGGGGTTCTTGTGGCCCTGAAAAGGGAAGCCTTCTATGCCTTGGCGGCGACGCGCTCCACTTCCTTCAGACGGGCGGCCTTGCCACGCAGTCCTCGGATGTAGAACAGCTTTGAGCGCCGCACCTTGTAACTGCGAACCTTCTCCACCTTGTCGACAACCTTTGAGTTGAACGGAAAGATGCGTTCTACGCCCTGTCCAAAGCTCATTTTGCGGACGGTGAAGGTGCCTTGCGGTCCCTTGTTAATGGCGATCACGAGGCCTTCAAAAGCCTGCAAACGTTCCTTATCGCCTTCTTTAATCTTGACTTGCACGCGAACCTGGTCGCCGGGCACAAATGTAGGTAGATCGGTGCGCTTCAGCTTGTCGGCCAGGCGCTGCATTACTGGATGGATAGACATAGCTTCTTCCTGCTGATGGACTCAGAACCTTGATTCTAACAGACAAACATACCCAACGCCTAGTCCGGTGTGGCTCCGGATGGGTTATCTTCTGCCAATCTCCATCTTACTCGAGAGCAGACATAACTTAAGGCCAGTGAGGAGCTTTAGAAGCTTCGGCGACGCCTTCGACGTGTCCCAATTGCTGGCTATTTCATATCGCTATGGGGTCACGTTTGCGCTTTGAGAGGTCACCAACCCTTGTTCGTTCTGCGGTATAGTCTTCGACATGGATGAGAAACGCGAACTTCTGCGCCACACCGTTGCGACATTGGCCTATCGTGCAACGCGGGCTCTCGAGGCCGCTCCAGAAAGCTTCGCCACCTTTGAGGGATGTGGGCGCCAGCCCGGCAAAATTCTCGCCCACATGGGCGATCTGTTCGACTGGGCGCTGAGCCTGGTGCAGGGAAGAGAGCGCTGGCACAATTCCACGCCCCGTCCGTGGCCACAGGAGAAAGCCCGCTTTTTCGCCGCGCTCAAAGCCTTCGACGACTATCTCGCTTCGAGTCAACCGCTCCACGCTGCCGCCGAGCCTCTCTTTCAGGGACCGATCGCCGATGCACTCACGCATGTGGGACAAATAGCCATGATGCGTCGTCTTGCGGGTTCGCCCATCTGCGGAGAGAATTTATTCGTGGCCAGGATCGCCGGCGGCCAAGTCAGCGCCGAACAGCCAGCACCCGTTCAGCCTTTCCGCTGAGCCTCGGCTTTGTCTTGTGTTTATCGAATGAACGGAAAATACGCCGGAGTCGTCGCCTTGTATTGCGCGAATTCCTCTCCAAACCGCGCCGCCAGCAGTTTTTCTTCAGCGCGCACGCGGATTTCGGTACCAATCACGAAGAAGATCACCCCTGCAACCAGCAGCGGCCACCATGTCTTCGCGAATCCTGTTGCCAGCAACATGCCCAGCATCGAGGCGTAGATCGGATTCCGCAACCAGCGATAGGGCCCAGTGGTTATGAGTTTGTGATCCTCGCTGAGCGCCGCTTCGAATCTCCATTGCTTGTCCAAATGGCGCGCAGCCATCCAAACCAGGATCACCGATAGTGGTCCCAGGATCATGGACGCAATCAGCGACGGGGCCGACTTCTCAAACCCCGCCGGCCGCACGAATGCCCAGATACACGCGTAGCCCAGCATCACCAGCAGGATTCCCCAACGGGAGGAGGGCGCTCTCTCTTTCTTGATCGCGCCGGCTGCCTGTTTACGGGGCTTCACAAATGCAAGCGCCCACGCGACCCAGCAGATTCCAAGCTCGACCCACGCAGCAATCTGCAACTCGCCCATTCCTCAACCAGCGCTTTCGCTGTCGATCATTTTAAGCAGCCGCTTATCTTCGTCGCTCAAGGACGCGCCTTGCAGCAAATCCGGCCGGTTCTTCAGCGTCTTGCGTAACTGTTGCTCGCGCCGCCATCTTCGAATTTGCGAGTGATCGCCGTTCATCAGCACCTCCGGCGCGCGCATTCCTTCAAACTCCGCCGGCCGCGTGTAATGCGGGTAGTCCAATAACCCGCCGGCGCCGTGCTGCGAACGCGGCACACCTTCCTGGCTTCCGCTGATTTCCTCGTCGGCTACGCCAAAGCTCTCGAATTCACCAGAAGCCTCATTGCCTAACACGCCTGGCACCAGCCGCATCACGGTGTCGACAACCACTGCCGCAGCCAGCTCTCCACCGCTCAGCACGTAGTCGCCGATGGAAATCTCCATGTCGCAATAGAGTTCATTAATGCGCTCATCCACGCCCTCATAACGTCCACAGATCAGCACCACCCGCTCCACCTTCGCCAGTTCGCGAGCAACGGCTTGGGTGAAGGGCCGCCCCTGCGCCGACAACAGGATCACGCGCGCGCCACTCTTAGCAGTGTCATCCTGAGAGGAGCGAAGGACCTGCTTTTGATTTTGCGCACACTTAGTTTTTACTGCAACGCCTAGAGCATTCAATGCTTCTGCCAGCGGCTCGGGCTTCAGTACCATGCCCTCTCCGCCGCCAAAGGGCCGATCATCCACGGTGCGGTGCCGGTCGTGCGTGAATGCGCGCAGATCGTGCACACCAATGCCGACCAGTCCCTCGGCCTGCGCCCGCCGCACAATGCCGTGTTCAAAGATGCCGGCAAAGAAACCGGGAAATATCGTGATGATCTCAAACTGCATAGCTGTACTTACGATCATAGAACCGTGATGCAACACGGCGCCCGCATACCGATGCATCAGCCGCGATTATTCAAAGCATGCGTCCGGCATTCCTCGTGTCATGCTTTCGAAAGAGCCTGCCGTCCCACTCTGCCGAAAGCTGTTGGTGCATAACGGGCGACGAGAAATGGCGAGTCGGACCAACTCCATGCAGTCCAACCGATTTCAAGCTCCTCGAGGTACTTGATCAGGCGTTGAACGAATTCCAGATCGCCGGGAGTCTCTGTGCCTCCGAATTCTCCGGCGAAGACCGGTACTGACTTCGACAGGTTGCCGAACGCTTCGGGCCAATCGGTACTCTTATTGGGGTAAACATGCGTCGAGTAAACAACGTTTTCAAGATCCATCGGCATTCCGCGCAGGTCGTAAGCCCAGTTCGTCCCGCCAAGGAACACTAGCGCATCCTGATTTTCGCTTCGGATTGCCTGTGTCAGCTTGCGTGCCCACGGCTGCCATTCCCGCATCGTCACTCGTCTTTGGCTGGGAGGATACGTCGTTCCATCCTCTTTATTGAGAGGGTAGGGATCGTCGTCCAGCCGGTCGTGGGGTTCATTGAACAAGTCATAAAGGACCGCAGGCTCGCTCGCGTAGCGCCGTGCCAGTGTCGTCCACAACTCGACCGATTCTGAATTAGGAAGCGGGGCGACGAAGTTGCGATTCCCGCCATAGATGCGTTCAGCGTCGAGCCATTGCAGGTCAAGCAATGTGTAAGCGCCGAAGGCTGAAGCCCAGTAGATTACCTGGTCGAGCGCCTTTTGATATTCCTCGCCAGAACGCCCGAGCCTGCCCCGAAGAACAAAATCCTGATTAAAGGGAAGGCGAATGATATTGCAACGCCAATCCCTCACAATCAGCTGAATTTCAGATCTTGAAAGGGAGGCTCCTGACAAGAAGCCTTGCTCGTCCGGTCCGGCATATTCCAGGCCCGATCGATTTACGCCGCGCAGGGTGACTGGCTCAAGGGTAGCCAGGCTGATGATTTTGTTCCCTGATGTTTGCAGGCCGGGTAGCCCGTTTGAAAGCTGACCGTTCATCAAGCTCCTCTGAGTTCCTGCGACCTGAGTGTGCCAACGAGTCAATTCCCAAAGTTGTGTGAACGCATCAACGCGGGCCGAGCGAAGATGCAAGATGTTCAAGGCAAGCGTTTGCAATCAACCGGTAGTGGACCTTGTGTCGAGAACGGACCTTGGAAATCGTAATCGTGTCACAGAACACTAAATCGGCTGTGCCGAGATTTACTTTTTCATCCTTTGTGACCAAAACTTCATTGAGCGTGTGTTTTCTGCCAATCGCCGGCGCCAGCAGGCCTCTGGCTGTCCGCAGTAAGCTCCCGCTCACCGATACAACCGCGACGAGTGAAGGCTTCTGAAGCTTGCCGATCAGTTCAACGTGTTCGCTTGCCTCGCCATATACAAGGCCGATCGAGGGCCTGCTCTGCGGGACCAACTCCCTCAAATCCTCTACTATGTGATTCGCGGCCAACACCTGGGCGCCGATGGCGAGGCTTGGTTCGCTGACGAAATGTTCGAGCGAGCATCCCTCAACCCGCCATCCAAGGCTATCGACAACTTCCTGCTGAATGATGTCCCGCAACCCTGGTTCCTCCTCCACAATCAGAAAGTGATCAGGCGGTTGAGCCATCAGGCGCTCGAGCACTCTTTGTCGCAGTGCCTGCAGGGTGTACCCCATCTCCCTTGCGCGCTGGATGCTCTGGTTGATCAATTCGTCGAGGGAATGTGGTTTGGCCAATGGTGCGCCAGAAACCGTTCCTACGACCAGTTGAGCGCCGCGACGACGCGTGAGCCATCCCCGCCGCACTAGTTCCTGATATGCCTCGCTCACGGTGTTGTGATGCACCTTGCTTTGCCTCGCGAGCGCGCGCACACTGGGCAGCTCTTCTCCGGCACGAATCTGGCCTGTAGTAATCAGGAAAACGATCTGCTCAGCGATCTGTTGTCTCAGCGTGACGTCACTGTTTTTGCTCAGTGCAATTTGCATTGGTTCCTCACCGACGTCGATTTGCAGCGAAGTGTGACAGCGACCGAAACTATCACACGTGTGCTGGTTCTACAGCAGCCTCACGCCTATCCTCACACACGTAGAAGGTTCGCAATCCAGGGGGCAAGATGATTTCCGTTGTCACTATTGTCGCTGCGACATTTGCGTTCTTGATAGAAATTGTGTGGACTATTCCCGTCGATTTCTGTCGCCGTCACTTATCAATCCCGGTCGCTGACCTTCGCTCGTACTCGGCCGATCACCGCTGTGGTCTAATGTTGGCCAACTACTATGCATGACTACGAATCGCTGCTAAACCGCTGGCAAGCTGCGGGCGCTCTCGATCCTGAGACGGCTGCGCGCATTCGCTCTTGGGAGTCCGCACAGATTGCAGGCGGGCGACCTCGCGAACAGGAAATTCAAAAGGATACCCGCTCTGAAGGAATGGCGTGGCAGGGCCGCGTGGCCCTCATCCTCGGTGGAATTCTCCTCGCCAGCGGCGTGGCCCTCTTCGTCTCCGCACACTGGGATCAACTCGGCCCGGGAATGCGCTACATGCTGGTGATGGCGATGGTGACCGTCTTTCATCTCGGGGGCGCCGTCACTCGCGAGAAATTTCAGGCTCTTTCGACGACGCTTCACGCGGTTGGCACCATCTCCACCGGCGCGGCTATTGCACTCGTCGGCCAGATCTTCAACATCCAGGAACACTGGCCAGCCGCCATACTCATGTGGGCCCTTGCGGCAATGGCCGGATGGGTATTGTTGCGCGATCAGGCGCAACAAGTTCTCACATTGTTGCTCTTTCCGTCGTGGATCATCTGCGAATGGAGTTATGCCGCGCAGAACCATATCGGCGAAGAAATCTATGTCGGGCGATTTCTTTTTGTCTGGGCGATTCTCTATCTCACTTTCTTTATCGGAACCGAACGCCGCATCGTCCGGGGCATTCTCTTCACAATCTCTGCCATCGCCGTCATATCCAGCATGTTTCTGATGCTCGATGGGTGGCGCTCCTGGTATGGCATGCAGGCGCTCCCACCATTCCACACGCGATTCTGGGGATGGATTGATATCGCCGCCATCCCCATCCTGTTCTCGATTTTTCGAATTCGCAAAAGTGCAGTACCCGTCCTCGCCAGCATCGGTTTTGTCATTGCACTTCCGTGGTGTACGCGCCTTTTCGTTGAGCATTATCCCAATGGCTCATGGACACGCACCGAACCAAGCCTAGCAGCGCACGCTCTTGTCGCGGCCTTCTGCGTCTTCCTGATCTGGTGGGGAGTGACTCAGGCCAGTCGCGGTCTCGTGAACCTCGGAACCGTCTTCTTCGGCGCAACGGTTGCATGGTTCTACTTCAGCGATCTTTTTGACAAGATGGGTCGGTCTCTTGGACTCATCGGCCTCGGCGTGCTCTTCCTCGCCGGTGGTTGGGCTCTCGAGAAAACGCGCCGTGGACTTCTCGCCCATATAACGCACGTCCCTGCAAACCTTGAGGAGGCGCGATGAAATTCTCCAGAACATCCATCGGCCTGCTGGTATTTCAATTGCTGATCGTCTCGACGGTTGCAGCCAAGTATCTCTACCAACGCGCCACCTGCCCGCGTGTGTGGACGCGTACCGCAGCATACGATCCTGAACTGGTGATGCGCGGCCGCTATCTCAGCCTGCAACTCACCGTCGATGGCTGCAACAGCACACTGCCCTCTGCAAAAGACGCCGAGTTCCCGCGCAACGTAAATGGCGTTCCCGGCGGAAAGACCTTCTCTATCCGTTCCGCAGATACAGTCTGGTTTCAGGCGAAACTCGCCGTCAAAGACAACAAGCTGATCGCGATCCGCGTCCCCGAATCTGACACATCGTCATCGACTCAGAGAATCGCTGGATTTCCCGGAGCGTCTTGCGAACAGATGCGCATCTCTCAGCCTGTTGATTTCTATATCGCAGAACACGCCAGCGATCCAACAAGGCTCCAGCACGGTCAGGAATTATGGATTGAAGTAACGGTCCCGCCCAAAGGGCCGCCTCGCCCACTGCAACTGGCGCTGAAAGAAAACGGCACTTGGAAGCCATTGGCCTTTCAATAAAGAAATGAATCGATTCGCGATGGTGAAAGGCTCTCGATGATCGCGTCTGGGTTGGCTTTGTTTATCCCCGCGCTACTTACGACAATTCTCGCGGGAGGATGCGGGTTTCTCTTTGCGTCAATCGCTTGGGTGCAGTTACGTTCCGGTCCAATTTCGAAGACGCATGTCGCCATGTACACCTTTGCAGCGTCAGCAGCGATCAATGTTGTGAGTCTGCCAGTGATATGGTGTCTTCCGTATGACGTGCAGAA
It encodes:
- a CDS encoding ribonuclease HII; protein product: MAACGWRLERAAAKCGFQQIAGCDEVGRGPMFGPVVAAAVILPLGCRLTGLNDSKQLCENKRNELDVVIRAKALAFAIAAIDVETIDRINIRKASLLAMRTAVNQLAIQPDYLMIDGCDTIDWPCPQESVIHGDAISYSIAAASVLAKVFRDRLLVELDAVYPGYGLARHKGYCSREHRAALDRLGPTPMHRKNWSPVAQTMLDFEALPEAVQLEIQ
- a CDS encoding GntR family transcriptional regulator: MQIALSKNSDVTLRQQIAEQIVFLITTGQIRAGEELPSVRALARQSKVHHNTVSEAYQELVRRGWLTRRRGAQLVVGTVSGAPLAKPHSLDELINQSIQRAREMGYTLQALRQRVLERLMAQPPDHFLIVEEEPGLRDIIQQEVVDSLGWRVEGCSLEHFVSEPSLAIGAQVLAANHIVEDLRELVPQSRPSIGLVYGEASEHVELIGKLQKPSLVAVVSVSGSLLRTARGLLAPAIGRKHTLNEVLVTKDEKVNLGTADLVFCDTITISKVRSRHKVHYRLIANACLEHLASSLGPR
- a CDS encoding protein-methionine-sulfoxide reductase heme-binding subunit MsrQ, coding for MNRKTLITLKTLTWIACLSPFLLLAYQGITNTLGPDPISKITLTTGYNTLLLLILSLAITPLRLLSPRFSWLIKFRRLLGLFAFFYASLHLATYIALYTNFDLNVIKTDITKRRFIIIGVIAYTLLVPLAATSTTWAIRKLGGKQWNRLHKLVYVAAICGIIHYWWQVKPGVKSPMNLTITLFILLAARPVLAFLQKRRARRAVTA
- a CDS encoding DUF2157 domain-containing protein, with the protein product MHDYESLLNRWQAAGALDPETAARIRSWESAQIAGGRPREQEIQKDTRSEGMAWQGRVALILGGILLASGVALFVSAHWDQLGPGMRYMLVMAMVTVFHLGGAVTREKFQALSTTLHAVGTISTGAAIALVGQIFNIQEHWPAAILMWALAAMAGWVLLRDQAQQVLTLLLFPSWIICEWSYAAQNHIGEEIYVGRFLFVWAILYLTFFIGTERRIVRGILFTISAIAVISSMFLMLDGWRSWYGMQALPPFHTRFWGWIDIAAIPILFSIFRIRKSAVPVLASIGFVIALPWCTRLFVEHYPNGSWTRTEPSLAAHALVAAFCVFLIWWGVTQASRGLVNLGTVFFGATVAWFYFSDLFDKMGRSLGLIGLGVLFLAGGWALEKTRRGLLAHITHVPANLEEAR
- a CDS encoding isoprenylcysteine carboxylmethyltransferase family protein, which encodes MGELQIAAWVELGICWVAWALAFVKPRKQAAGAIKKERAPSSRWGILLVMLGYACIWAFVRPAGFEKSAPSLIASMILGPLSVILVWMAARHLDKQWRFEAALSEDHKLITTGPYRWLRNPIYASMLGMLLATGFAKTWWPLLVAGVIFFVIGTEIRVRAEEKLLAARFGEEFAQYKATTPAYFPFIR
- the rplS gene encoding 50S ribosomal protein L19, which gives rise to MSIHPVMQRLADKLKRTDLPTFVPGDQVRVQVKIKEGDKERLQAFEGLVIAINKGPQGTFTVRKMSFGQGVERIFPFNSKVVDKVEKVRSYKVRRSKLFYIRGLRGKAARLKEVERVAAKA
- the msrP gene encoding protein-methionine-sulfoxide reductase catalytic subunit MsrP, which translates into the protein MLIGKPSDIPSSEITSREDYNEYFSRRRFLRNALAGTAAAGAAITGADRVADIIAPRTSAWADATKLQTVKSPLTTTGEQLTSLQDVTHYNNFYEFGVQKNEPAENAGALPTRPWVVKVDGKVKQPKTFDIDALLKLRPLEDRIYRHRCVEAWSMVIPWIGYSLSELIKECDPLPSAKYVQFLSYYNTKVEKWANEASFYSAYSEGLRMDEAMNPLTLLTFGLYGEVLPNQNGAPIRVVLPWKYGFKSAKSIVAIRFLDKEPPTTWSQMGPSEYGFYSNVNPNVDHPRWSQKTERRIGLPFYQQRRTTLMFNGYGEQVASMYNGMDLKKYF
- the trmD gene encoding tRNA (guanosine(37)-N1)-methyltransferase TrmD, coding for MQFEIITIFPGFFAGIFEHGIVRRAQAEGLVGIGVHDLRAFTHDRHRTVDDRPFGGGEGMVLKPEPLAEALNALGVAVKTKCAQNQKQVLRSSQDDTAKSGARVILLSAQGRPFTQAVARELAKVERVVLICGRYEGVDERINELYCDMEISIGDYVLSGGELAAAVVVDTVMRLVPGVLGNEASGEFESFGVADEEISGSQEGVPRSQHGAGGLLDYPHYTRPAEFEGMRAPEVLMNGDHSQIRRWRREQQLRKTLKNRPDLLQGASLSDEDKRLLKMIDSESAG
- a CDS encoding cellulase family glycosylhydrolase: MNGQLSNGLPGLQTSGNKIISLATLEPVTLRGVNRSGLEYAGPDEQGFLSGASLSRSEIQLIVRDWRCNIIRLPFNQDFVLRGRLGRSGEEYQKALDQVIYWASAFGAYTLLDLQWLDAERIYGGNRNFVAPLPNSESVELWTTLARRYASEPAVLYDLFNEPHDRLDDDPYPLNKEDGTTYPPSQRRVTMREWQPWARKLTQAIRSENQDALVFLGGTNWAYDLRGMPMDLENVVYSTHVYPNKSTDWPEAFGNLSKSVPVFAGEFGGTETPGDLEFVQRLIKYLEELEIGWTAWSWSDSPFLVARYAPTAFGRVGRQALSKA